In Crassostrea angulata isolate pt1a10 chromosome 6, ASM2561291v2, whole genome shotgun sequence, a genomic segment contains:
- the LOC128190153 gene encoding pleckstrin homology domain-containing family B member 2-like, which produces MAASLFTKEGDGMIVKAGWIFRQKAFFRKWKKSWIVVCSGGPVRVFKNKNASRPQKSYDLKMDCIVIKTGRQCQYLLPPNGIDSSALIEIVLTGDRAIKLCANDSETARMWTSALMKAQSGKDLPTPRWERRNLNKEEVLNLEYRSCWYACCRNNQVDDF; this is translated from the exons ATGGCTGCCTCTCTCTTCACCAAGGAAGGAGATGGCATGATAGTAAAAGCGGGATGGATCTTCAGACAAA AAGCGTTTTTCCGGAAGTGGAAGAAGAGTTGGATCGTCGTCTGCTCGGGTGGACCAGTCAGGgtgttcaaaaataaaaatgctaGTCGGCCTCAGAAATCTTACGATCTCAAAATGGACTGCATCGTCATCAAAACAGGACGTCAG TGTCAGTATCTTCTTCCACCAAACGGCATCGATTCATCAGCGCTCATAGAAATCGTTCTTACCGGTGATAGAGCCATTAAACTCTGCGCAAACGACTCGGAAACCGCCAG GATGTGGACTAGCGCATTAATGAAGGCCCAGTCTGGCAAGGACCTGCCCACCCCTCGTTGGGAGAGGAGAAATCTAAACAAGGAGGAGGTCCTCAACTTAGAATATCGAAG CTGCTGGTATGCATGCTGTAGGAATAATCAAGTGGACGACTTCTGA
- the LOC128190585 gene encoding neprilysin-like, with the protein MESGEKGDSPRNREPWFRGRTRTERFLLVLALVLILLCAALICVVVYISVKLGSSDNVEACDKLECIRAAARVADGIDFSVDPCDNFYEYACGGWMKNHVIPNDRSFLASFSILRDTVQVKLKQVLEEDISEGDIEAIVKAKNLYGSCMNTTNLEAVGISVSLPLLREIGGWPILGTNEGGNWREGDFSLTSLIVTINKYSNVPYIYPYVYLDSKDKKRRVLYLDNPGFILPERKHYDQPRDSPLMKAYVDLGVKVAIEFGADEEQARRDMEDILDLETNLVNITTPMEDRRDNEKLYNKFTVGEMKLNFTESKELDFTWRGYIQQLLQIDGVEFDLDENQTVIVVDIQYMKRLIPVLLQFPKRTITNYAVWRIMNNRIKDLPDRFRQYLGEYLKVLYGSSHIRSRWRKCVDVVVNYLGLPIGRLFVQRHFDEEAKAGISDMSDNILDSFRTILSELDWMDKDTREVAEEKALFIKRKIGYEDSILDDDLLNRRYENVTIHPVNYFENMLFLLKRTVIDDLLELRTNLYRMEWEVAPSTVNAYYSPPQNRIMFPAGILQPPYYHKDYPRSLNYGGIGTLIGHEITHGFDDRGRQYNKEGELHEWWSKRSVDKFKDLQTCFINQYGNFSSPEANGMKVNGIITLGENIADNGGVLQSYRAYRNFVSKRGSEENPLPGLNITHDQLFFINFAQIRCTIAEKKNFVNHLMTGPHSPSRFRVTGTLQNLPVFSEAFQCPKDSYMNPRHKCRLW; encoded by the exons atggAATCCGGCGAAAAAGGTGATTCTCCAAG GAACCGGGAGCCTTGGTTCAGGGGGCGTACGAGGACCGAGAGATTCCTCCTGGTTTTGGCCCTCGTTTTGATCCTGCTGTGTGCGGCCTTAATCTGCGTAGTTGTGTATATCTCGGTCAAACTCGGTTCTTCTGATAACGTAGAAG cttGTGATAAATTAGAATGCATCCGAGCTG CTGCACGAGTTGCGGATGGAATAGATTTTTCTGTGGACCCATGTGACAATTTCTACGAGTACGCCTGTGGAGGCTGGATGAAAAATCACGTGATACCTAACGATAGATCCTTCTTGGCTAGTTTTAGTATTTTACGCGACACAGTCCAAGTCAAATTAAAAC AGGTACTCGAAGAAGATATAAGTGAGGGAGATATAGAAGCGATTGTAAAGGCAAAGAACCTGTATGGATCCTGTATGAATACAA caaatttagaGGCTGTAGGAATCTCCGTGTCTCTGCCCCTTCTACGTGAAATAGGAGGCTGGCCAATTCTGGGCACAAACGAGGGAGGAAATTGGAGGGAGGGGGATTTCTCGCTCACCTCCCTAATCGTCACCATTAACAAGTACAGCAACGTGCCTTACATCTACCCTTACGTGTATTTAGACAGCAAAGACAAGAAAAGGCGTGTATTGTAT TTAGATAACCCTGGCTTCATCCTCCCTGAACGGAAGCACTACGACCAGCCCCGGGACAGTCCCCTGATGAAGGCCTACGTTGACCTTGGGGTCAAGGTCGCTATTGAGTTTGGAGCCGACGAAGAACAAGCGCGAAGAGACATGGAAGACATTCTGGATCTTGAAACAAATCTTGTCAAT ATTACAACGCCCATGGAAGATCGAAGAGACAATGAGAAGCTGTACAATAAGTTTACTGTAGGGGAAATGAAACTGAATTTTACAGAGTCAAAAGAG CTGGACTTTACGTGGAGAGGCTACATCCAACAGTTGCTACAGATAGATGGGGTGGAGTTTGACCTTGATGAGAACCAGACAGTGATTGTTGTAGATATACAGTACATGAAGCGCTTAATTCCAGTCTTGTTACAGTTTCCAAAGAG GACAATTACAAACTATGCAGTCTGGCGCATCATGAATAACCGTATCAAAGACCTCCCTGACAGATTCAGACAGTATCTTGGAGAATACTTAAAG GTCCTGTACGGTTCCTCCCACATTCGCTCCCGATGGCGTAAGTGCGTGGACGTAGTAGTGAACTATCTGGGTCTGCCCATAGGCCGCCTGTTCGTACAGAGACACTTCGACGAAGAGGCCAAAGCCGGG ATCAGTGACATGTCAGACAATATACTGGACTCATTCAGGACGATTCTGTCAGAGCTGGACTGGATGGACAAAGATACACGGGAAGTTGCCGAAGAAAAG GCtctatttataaaaagaaagatTGGTTACGAAGACAGCATTCTGGATGACGATTTGCTGAACAGGCGATACGAAAAC GTAACAATTCATCCAGTAAACTACTTCGAAAACATGTTGTTCCTCTTGAAAAGGACCGTGATTGACGATTTATTGGAACTGCGTACAAACCTGTACAGAATGGA atggGAAGTGGCGCCATCAACAGTCAATGCGTATTACAGTCCTCCTCAGAACAGAATTA TGTTTCCAGCGGGTATTCTACAGCCTCCTTACTACCACAAGGATTATCCAAG atCCCTAAACTATGGCGGGATAGGGACGTTGATTGGTCACGAAATCACACACGGGTTTGATGACAGAG GGCGACAGTATAACAAGGAAGGGGAACTACACGAATGGTGGAGCAAAAGGTCCGTCGATAAATTCAAAGACCTCCAGACATGTTTTATCAACCAGTACGGAAACTTTTCATCCCCTGAAGCCAATGGAATGAAG GTTAACGGTATAATAACGCTCGGAGAAAACATTGCTGATAATGGCGGAGTGTTACAGAGTTATAGA GCTtacagaaattttgtttccaaaaGAGGAAGCGAGGAAAATCCTCTTCCAGGACTAAATATCACACACGACCAACTCTTCTTCATCAATTTCGCACAG ATACGCTGTACAATTGCCGAGAAGAAAAACTTCGTAAATCACTTAATGACGGGACCCCATAGTCCATCCAGATTCAG GGTTACGGGAACTCTACAGAATCTGCCTGTCTTCTCGGAAGCATTCCAATGCCCTAAAGACAGCTATATGAATCCAAGACACAAATGTCGGCTATGGTAG